In Methanocaldococcus lauensis, a single genomic region encodes these proteins:
- a CDS encoding ferritin-like domain-containing protein → MELELINEHKIGVTKGTELEKEVQANFEGECKEVGLYLAMARQAQREGLPEVAEVLIRIAMEEAQHAAHFAEMNGLISENLKENIEMMLKGECMANKEKKAAATKAKELGIDPAHDFFDESSRDEARHAKMLKGILERYFK, encoded by the coding sequence ATGGAGTTGGAGTTAATAAATGAACACAAAATTGGAGTAACAAAAGGAACAGAGTTAGAGAAAGAAGTTCAAGCAAACTTTGAAGGAGAGTGTAAAGAAGTTGGTTTATACTTAGCTATGGCAAGACAAGCTCAGAGAGAAGGATTGCCAGAAGTTGCTGAAGTTTTAATAAGAATTGCGATGGAAGAAGCTCAGCACGCAGCACACTTTGCAGAAATGAATGGATTAATTTCAGAAAACTTAAAGGAGAATATTGAAATGATGTTAAAAGGAGAATGTATGGCTAATAAAGAGAAGAAAGCAGCAGCAACAAAAGCAAAAGAATTAGGAATTGACCCAGCTCACGACTTCTTTGATGAATCAAGTAGAGATGAAGCAAGACACGCAAAAATGTTAAAAGGAATATTAGAAAGATACTTTAAATAA
- the ptr2 gene encoding HTH-type transcriptional regulator Ptr2 — translation MDEKDLKIIEILMKDGRKSYTDIARELGTSESSIRKRVKKLEEEGVIKGYTAIIDPSKIGYNVVALTGFDTEPDKFLSVAHELCKFEEVKKVFTSTGDHMIMAEIWAKNGKEFSDLIFNKIGKIDGIKKICPAIILEQIK, via the coding sequence ATGGATGAAAAAGATTTAAAAATTATTGAAATTCTTATGAAAGATGGAAGAAAATCATATACTGATATAGCGAGAGAATTAGGAACAAGTGAAAGTTCCATAAGAAAGAGGGTAAAAAAATTGGAAGAGGAGGGAGTTATTAAAGGATACACTGCCATAATTGACCCTTCAAAAATAGGATACAATGTTGTAGCATTAACAGGTTTTGACACTGAGCCAGATAAATTTTTAAGTGTAGCACATGAACTCTGCAAATTTGAGGAGGTTAAAAAAGTCTTTACATCTACGGGAGACCATATGATAATGGCGGAGATTTGGGCTAAAAATGGAAAAGAATTTTCTGATTTAATTTTTAATAAGATTGGAAAAATTGATGGAATAAAAAAGATTTGTCCAGCCATTATTTTAGAGCAAATAAAATAA
- a CDS encoding ATP-binding protein: MAVEIIVNKEKCIGCGRCYDVCPKGPLIWKKDENGKYYAYDVEYCHNCKFCAGRCPTNAILVKVVNSKK; this comes from the coding sequence ATGGCTGTTGAAATTATAGTAAATAAAGAAAAATGTATAGGATGTGGAAGATGTTATGATGTTTGTCCAAAGGGGCCATTGATTTGGAAAAAAGATGAAAATGGAAAATATTACGCTTATGATGTTGAATACTGTCACAACTGCAAATTTTGTGCTGGTAGATGTCCAACAAACGCTATATTAGTTAAAGTGGTAAATTCAAAAAAATAA
- a CDS encoding aspartate aminotransferase family protein: MNENWIELEKKYHLQIYGRLPVVLVEGRGMEVYDINGKKYYDFLAGIGVNNVGHCHPKVVEAIKKQAETLIHTSNIYYTIPQIKLAKKLVELSGLDKAFFCNSGAEANEGAIKFARKYASKVLGKDGGEIISMYNAFHGRTLTTLAATPKPKYQEGFHPLPQGFKYVPFNDLEALKESISNKTCAIIVEPVQGEGGINVADKDYLKGVRDLCDDKNIVLIFDEVQCGMGRTGKMFAYEHYGVKPDIVTLAKALGGGVPIGAVILKEEIGKALNYGDHGTTFGGNPLACSAALASVEVIEELIKDNKVIEKGDYFIQKLKNLKEKYDFIKEVRGLGLMIGTELEFNGSEIVKKMLERGFLINCTSDVVLRFLPPLIVEKEHIDSLIDALDDVFSKIEQK, translated from the coding sequence ATGAATGAGAACTGGATAGAATTGGAAAAAAAGTATCATCTTCAAATTTATGGAAGATTACCAGTTGTTTTAGTTGAAGGTAGAGGGATGGAAGTTTATGACATAAATGGAAAGAAATATTATGACTTTTTAGCTGGAATTGGAGTTAATAATGTTGGACACTGTCATCCAAAAGTAGTTGAAGCAATAAAAAAGCAGGCAGAAACATTAATTCATACATCTAACATATATTACACAATTCCACAAATAAAACTTGCTAAAAAATTAGTAGAGTTAAGTGGCTTAGATAAGGCATTTTTTTGCAATAGTGGGGCAGAGGCAAATGAAGGGGCTATAAAGTTTGCGAGAAAGTATGCATCAAAGGTTTTAGGAAAAGATGGTGGAGAAATAATTAGTATGTATAATGCATTTCACGGTAGAACTTTAACAACATTGGCGGCTACTCCAAAACCTAAGTATCAAGAAGGATTTCATCCACTTCCTCAAGGATTTAAGTATGTGCCTTTCAATGACTTAGAAGCGTTAAAAGAAAGTATATCAAATAAAACTTGTGCCATAATAGTAGAGCCAGTTCAAGGAGAAGGAGGGATTAATGTAGCTGACAAAGATTATTTAAAGGGTGTTAGGGATTTATGTGATGATAAAAATATTGTTCTAATTTTTGATGAAGTTCAGTGCGGTATGGGTAGAACTGGAAAAATGTTTGCTTACGAGCATTATGGAGTTAAGCCAGATATAGTAACTTTGGCTAAGGCACTTGGAGGAGGAGTTCCTATTGGGGCTGTAATTTTAAAAGAAGAAATAGGTAAGGCATTAAATTATGGAGACCACGGAACAACTTTTGGGGGAAACCCTTTAGCGTGCTCAGCGGCGTTGGCTTCAGTAGAGGTTATAGAGGAGTTAATTAAGGACAATAAAGTTATAGAAAAAGGAGATTATTTCATTCAAAAACTTAAAAATCTTAAAGAAAAATATGATTTTATAAAGGAGGTTAGAGGTTTAGGTTTAATGATTGGTACTGAACTTGAATTTAACGGTTCTGAAATCGTTAAAAAAATGCTCGAAAGAGGATTTTTAATTAACTGCACATCTGATGTAGTTTTAAGATTCCTACCTCCATTAATAGTAGAAAAAGAGCATATTGATAGTCTAATTGATGCATTAGACGATGTATTTTCCAAAATAGAGCAAAAATAA
- the leuB gene encoding bifunctional 3-isopropylmalate/3-methylmalate dehydrogenase, with amino-acid sequence MHKICVIEGDGIGKEVIPATIKVLEATGLPFEFVYAEAGDEVYKRTGKALPEETIETALDCDAVLFGAAGETAADVIVKLRHILDTYANVRPVKAYKGVKCLRPDIDYVIVRENTEGLYKGIEAEIDEGITTATRVITEKACERIFRFAFNLARERKKMGKEGKVTCAHKANVLKITDGLFKRVFYKVSEEYKDIKAEDCYIDAMNMYIITKPQTFDVVVTSNLFGDILSDGAAGTVGGLGLAPSANIGDEHGLFEPVHGSAPDIAGKKIANPTATILSAVLMLRYLGEYEAADRIERALEEVLALGLTTPDLGGDLNTFEMAEEVAKRVRGE; translated from the coding sequence ATGCATAAAATATGCGTTATAGAAGGAGACGGAATAGGTAAGGAGGTAATTCCTGCTACAATAAAGGTTTTAGAAGCTACAGGGTTACCATTTGAGTTTGTTTATGCAGAAGCAGGAGATGAAGTTTATAAAAGAACTGGAAAAGCATTACCAGAAGAAACTATTGAAACTGCCTTAGATTGTGATGCTGTTTTATTTGGGGCTGCTGGAGAGACTGCGGCAGATGTTATTGTGAAATTAAGGCATATCTTAGATACATATGCCAATGTAAGACCAGTAAAAGCATACAAAGGAGTTAAATGCTTAAGACCAGATATTGACTATGTTATTGTTAGAGAAAATACTGAAGGGCTTTATAAGGGAATTGAGGCAGAGATTGATGAAGGAATAACAACAGCCACAAGAGTTATAACTGAAAAGGCATGTGAGAGAATATTTAGATTTGCCTTTAATTTAGCAAGGGAAAGGAAAAAAATGGGTAAAGAAGGAAAAGTAACCTGTGCCCATAAAGCAAATGTTTTAAAAATAACTGATGGTTTATTTAAGAGAGTATTTTACAAAGTATCTGAGGAATATAAAGATATAAAAGCAGAAGACTGCTATATAGATGCTATGAACATGTATATAATTACTAAACCACAAACATTTGATGTAGTAGTAACATCCAATTTATTTGGGGATATTCTCTCAGATGGAGCGGCTGGAACTGTTGGAGGTTTAGGTTTAGCCCCTTCTGCAAATATTGGAGATGAACACGGATTATTTGAGCCAGTTCATGGTTCAGCCCCAGATATAGCTGGAAAGAAAATAGCAAATCCTACTGCTACAATATTAAGTGCTGTGTTAATGCTTAGATACTTAGGAGAGTATGAAGCGGCTGATAGGATAGAGAGAGCATTAGAAGAAGTTTTAGCATTAGGTTTAACAACTCCTGACTTGGGAGGAGATTTAAACACTTTTGAAATGGCAGAGGAAGTTGCTAAGAGAGTTAGAGGAGAATAA
- a CDS encoding ribosome biogenesis/translation initiation ATPase RLI: protein MRLAIIDYDRCQPKKCSMECIKYCPGVKMGEKTIVIDENTGKPIISEVLCSGCGICVKRCPFKAISIIGLPEELSEDKIVHSYGQNRFKLFGLVIPRDGVVGIIGQNGIGKSTVLRILAGELIPNLGRDDKEPNYDDVIKYFRGSELQEYFVKLKNKEIKAIHKVQYVDILPKVVKGKVGELLKKIDERGKFEEVVEKLELKNILDRELHQLSGGELQRVAIAAAYLRKGDIYFFDEPSSWLDIRQRFNAARLIRELNKVIVVEHDLIVLDYLSDYIHIMYGVPSAYGIVSLPKSVRVGINEYLYGELREENIKFRKEPIIFEKRPVIDYKNRPVLLTYSPMKKTLGSFKLEVSGGTIYKGEVIGILGPNGIGKTTFIKLLAGVIKPDEGEVTKESEIKVSYKPQYISPDYDGTVEDLLSSITNIHTSYYKSEIINPLQLEKLLDRNVKELSGGELQRVAIAACLSREADIYLLDEPSAFLDVEQRLAVSKVIRRMADEKEAGMFIVDHDMLFQDYISDRFIVFSGEPGIYGIGSSPMNKREGANKFLKEMQITFRRDPETGRPRANKEGSQRDILQKEKGEYYYLDE from the coding sequence ATGAGATTGGCTATTATTGACTATGATAGATGTCAGCCAAAAAAATGCTCTATGGAGTGTATTAAATACTGTCCAGGAGTTAAAATGGGTGAGAAAACAATAGTTATTGATGAAAATACTGGAAAGCCAATTATATCAGAAGTTTTATGTTCTGGTTGTGGAATATGCGTTAAGAGATGTCCATTTAAAGCAATATCTATCATAGGATTACCAGAAGAGTTGAGTGAGGATAAAATAGTTCATTCCTATGGGCAAAATAGATTTAAGTTGTTTGGTTTAGTTATACCAAGAGATGGAGTAGTTGGAATTATTGGTCAAAATGGAATAGGTAAATCAACCGTTTTAAGAATATTGGCAGGAGAATTAATTCCAAACTTAGGAAGAGATGACAAAGAGCCGAATTATGATGATGTTATCAAGTATTTTAGAGGTTCTGAATTGCAGGAATATTTTGTGAAGTTGAAAAATAAAGAAATAAAGGCAATACATAAAGTTCAATATGTTGATATTTTACCAAAAGTTGTTAAAGGAAAAGTTGGAGAATTGTTAAAGAAAATAGATGAAAGAGGAAAATTTGAAGAAGTCGTTGAGAAGTTAGAATTAAAAAATATCTTAGATAGGGAATTACATCAATTGTCAGGGGGAGAATTACAAAGAGTTGCTATAGCCGCTGCATATTTAAGAAAGGGAGACATATATTTCTTTGACGAACCTTCTTCTTGGTTAGATATTAGGCAAAGATTCAATGCCGCGAGATTAATAAGGGAGTTAAATAAGGTTATTGTGGTTGAGCACGACCTAATAGTTTTGGATTATTTATCTGACTATATACATATAATGTATGGGGTTCCTTCAGCATATGGTATTGTTTCACTACCTAAGAGCGTTAGAGTAGGAATAAATGAATACCTATATGGTGAGTTAAGAGAGGAAAATATAAAGTTTAGAAAGGAGCCAATAATATTTGAAAAAAGACCAGTTATTGATTATAAAAACAGACCTGTATTATTAACATATTCACCAATGAAAAAAACCTTAGGTAGTTTTAAATTAGAAGTTAGTGGTGGAACTATATACAAAGGAGAAGTTATTGGTATCTTAGGCCCTAATGGAATTGGAAAGACAACATTTATTAAATTGTTGGCAGGAGTCATTAAACCAGATGAGGGAGAGGTTACTAAAGAAAGTGAAATTAAAGTATCTTACAAGCCACAGTATATAAGTCCAGATTATGATGGAACAGTTGAAGATTTATTAAGTTCAATAACTAATATTCACACTTCCTACTATAAATCAGAGATTATTAATCCTTTACAATTAGAAAAATTATTGGATAGGAATGTTAAAGAGTTATCTGGTGGTGAGTTACAGAGAGTGGCAATAGCGGCGTGTTTAAGTAGAGAAGCAGATATTTATCTATTAGATGAGCCTTCAGCATTCTTAGATGTTGAACAAAGATTGGCTGTTTCAAAGGTTATTAGAAGAATGGCAGATGAGAAAGAGGCAGGAATGTTTATTGTCGATCACGATATGTTATTCCAAGATTATATTTCAGATAGGTTTATCGTATTTAGTGGTGAGCCAGGAATATACGGAATTGGAAGTAGTCCAATGAATAAGAGGGAAGGAGCAAATAAATTCTTAAAAGAAATGCAAATTACATTTAGAAGAGATCCAGAAACTGGAAGACCAAGAGCTAATAAAGAAGGTAGTCAAAGAGATATTTTACAAAAAGAAAAAGGAGAGTATTACTATTTGGATGAATAA
- a CDS encoding HTH domain-containing protein, with protein MNIEEELKKIVNRKDYDFWEFLKKAYENNIKLDIGHFILLNILMGVNEIFKNLSKKYGTEEAKKILEKNRIFAKNSDFVSGEFLKNYIDRKSRVAVHNRIKDLKTLGFKIESKSGPFGGYKIVGYPEWFKNNKEL; from the coding sequence ATGAATATAGAAGAAGAGTTAAAAAAAATTGTAAATAGAAAAGATTACGACTTTTGGGAATTTTTAAAAAAGGCTTATGAAAATAATATAAAGTTAGATATAGGGCATTTTATTCTTTTAAATATTCTTATGGGAGTTAATGAAATATTTAAAAACTTATCTAAGAAATATGGTACAGAAGAGGCTAAAAAAATATTAGAAAAGAATAGAATATTCGCTAAGAACTCAGATTTTGTATCTGGTGAATTTTTAAAAAACTACATTGATAGAAAGAGTAGAGTAGCAGTCCATAACAGAATAAAAGATTTAAAAACACTTGGATTTAAAATAGAGAGTAAATCAGGTCCTTTTGGTGGGTATAAAATAGTTGGTTATCCAGAATGGTTTAAAAATAATAAAGAGTTGTAA
- a CDS encoding CBS domain-containing protein — protein sequence MKVRDLMDKNFAKIYIDETVEDAINLLKKKKRFSAPIVDKEDKLVGWITALELLGISEKDFKKPITEFMRNKEEVITVYEDDEARDVVLKFVKYKVVSIPVLTRDGKVVGMVRNCDVVKTLAKLYEIPVYKIFKELHNHIGDISWEELMEAAAVVTKRMTGEDITPKEYEERIKKTTFGKAIWACGGLEKFFVGLIEIGMVALARRLAKIRGGR from the coding sequence ATGAAAGTTAGAGACTTAATGGACAAGAATTTTGCTAAAATATATATAGATGAGACTGTTGAAGATGCTATAAACTTATTAAAAAAGAAAAAGAGATTTTCTGCTCCTATAGTTGATAAAGAAGATAAATTAGTGGGTTGGATAACTGCTTTGGAGTTGTTAGGGATTTCAGAGAAAGATTTCAAAAAACCAATAACTGAGTTTATGCGTAATAAAGAAGAAGTTATTACTGTTTATGAAGATGATGAGGCAAGAGATGTGGTTTTAAAATTCGTTAAATATAAGGTTGTTAGTATTCCAGTTTTAACAAGAGATGGTAAAGTTGTGGGGATGGTTAGAAACTGTGATGTTGTTAAAACCTTAGCTAAGTTATATGAAATTCCAGTATATAAGATATTTAAGGAATTACACAATCATATTGGAGATATAAGCTGGGAAGAGCTGATGGAAGCAGCAGCAGTTGTAACAAAAAGAATGACTGGAGAGGATATAACGCCAAAAGAGTATGAAGAGAGAATTAAAAAAACTACTTTTGGAAAGGCAATATGGGCTTGTGGAGGTTTGGAAAAATTCTTTGTAGGTCTTATTGAAATAGGAATGGTTGCATTAGCGAGAAGATTGGCAAAGATCAGGGGAGGTAGATGA
- the hacA gene encoding homoaconitase large subunit, which produces MTLVEKILSKKVGYNVYEGDSIEVEVDLAMTHDGTTPLAYKALKEMSDSVWNPDKIVVAFDHNVPANTVKAAEMQKLALEFVKRFGIKKFHKGGEGICHQILAENYVFPNMFVAGGDSHTCTHGAFGAFATGFGATDMAYIYATGETWIKVPKTIRVDIVGKNENISAKDIVLRVCKEIGRRGATYMAIEYGGEVVKNMDMDGRLTLCNMAIEMGGKTGVIEADEITYNYLKKERNLGDEEIAKLKKERITVNREKESYYKEIEIDITDMEEQIAVPHHPDNVKPVSEVEGIEIDQVFIGSCTNGRLSDLREAAKYLKGREVHKDVKLIIIPASKKVFMQALKEGLIDIFVKAGAMICPPGCGPCLGAHQGVLAEGEVCLSTTNRNFRGRMGHINSYIYLASPKVAAISAIKGYITNKLD; this is translated from the coding sequence TTGACATTAGTGGAGAAGATATTATCAAAAAAAGTTGGTTATAATGTCTATGAAGGAGATAGCATAGAGGTTGAAGTTGATTTGGCAATGACTCATGATGGAACTACTCCATTAGCTTATAAAGCTTTAAAAGAGATGAGCGATAGCGTTTGGAATCCAGATAAAATAGTTGTTGCCTTCGACCACAATGTCCCAGCAAATACAGTTAAAGCTGCTGAAATGCAAAAATTGGCTTTAGAGTTCGTTAAGAGATTTGGCATAAAAAAGTTCCATAAAGGAGGGGAAGGTATTTGTCATCAAATCTTAGCTGAAAATTATGTTTTTCCTAATATGTTTGTAGCTGGTGGAGACAGCCATACATGCACTCATGGAGCTTTTGGAGCTTTTGCCACTGGCTTTGGAGCCACAGACATGGCTTATATTTATGCAACAGGGGAAACATGGATTAAAGTGCCAAAAACTATTAGGGTTGATATTGTTGGAAAAAATGAAAATATTTCTGCTAAAGATATTGTTTTGAGAGTTTGTAAAGAGATAGGTAGGAGAGGAGCTACATACATGGCTATTGAATATGGTGGAGAAGTTGTAAAAAATATGGATATGGATGGGAGATTAACATTATGTAATATGGCAATAGAAATGGGAGGAAAAACAGGAGTTATAGAGGCAGATGAAATAACTTACAACTATTTAAAGAAAGAGAGGAATTTAGGTGATGAAGAAATTGCAAAATTAAAAAAAGAAAGAATAACAGTAAATAGGGAAAAGGAGAGTTATTATAAAGAAATTGAGATTGACATAACAGATATGGAAGAGCAAATAGCAGTTCCACACCATCCTGATAATGTAAAGCCAGTTAGTGAAGTTGAAGGAATTGAAATTGATCAAGTTTTTATAGGTAGTTGTACAAATGGAAGATTGAGTGATTTAAGAGAAGCGGCTAAATACTTAAAGGGTAGGGAGGTTCATAAAGATGTTAAATTAATTATCATTCCTGCATCAAAAAAGGTTTTTATGCAAGCGTTAAAGGAGGGGCTTATTGATATATTTGTTAAAGCTGGAGCAATGATTTGTCCTCCAGGTTGTGGTCCTTGCTTAGGGGCTCATCAAGGAGTTTTAGCTGAGGGGGAAGTTTGTTTATCAACGACAAATAGGAATTTTAGAGGAAGAATGGGACATATAAATAGCTATATTTATTTGGCATCACCAAAAGTTGCTGCAATAAGTGCAATTAAAGGATACATAACTAATAAATTAGATTAA
- a CDS encoding phosphatase PAP2 family protein — protein MDRRIVVRLAVYPIAYIMWGGLMWYSQILKPIDGTTLLMTLPLCNRNFYLILQSLPTVVIEFFKIIYLYGFSLMIICGIAYYLFIKKDFLKSDIILIDLALGWLFAGIIYSIFVVKSPFQVNVAKDLVDMHYFWIFTKPTYEIPSLHTAYSFLLALHFKDETYLNYIYFTLAILIPISTLILGMHWIVDIITGIIYGYFIYKFPKLFHKKISDALDFLAGYIKPCIFCGNCSNQNKK, from the coding sequence GTGGATAGAAGGATTGTAGTTAGATTGGCAGTATATCCAATTGCCTATATTATGTGGGGTGGCTTAATGTGGTATTCACAAATATTAAAGCCAATAGATGGAACTACTTTATTAATGACTCTCCCTTTATGCAACAGAAATTTTTATTTAATTCTTCAATCATTACCAACAGTTGTTATTGAATTTTTTAAAATAATATATTTATATGGATTTTCTCTTATGATTATTTGTGGTATTGCATACTATTTATTTATAAAAAAGGATTTTTTAAAAAGTGATATTATTTTAATTGATTTAGCACTTGGTTGGTTGTTTGCAGGAATAATATATTCTATTTTTGTTGTTAAATCACCGTTTCAAGTAAATGTTGCTAAAGATTTGGTAGATATGCATTACTTTTGGATATTTACAAAACCAACTTATGAAATTCCCTCATTACATACGGCATATTCATTTCTATTGGCATTACATTTCAAAGATGAGACATATTTAAATTATATTTACTTTACATTGGCTATATTGATTCCTATATCAACTTTAATTTTAGGAATGCATTGGATAGTTGATATAATTACTGGAATCATATACGGCTATTTCATATATAAATTTCCAAAGTTATTTCATAAAAAAATTAGTGATGCATTAGATTTTTTAGCGGGATATATAAAACCCTGTATTTTTTGTGGTAATTGCTCAAATCAAAATAAGAAATAA
- a CDS encoding thiamine pyrophosphate-binding protein — protein sequence MKFLEGIVDFLQKNVKTIFSYPGEQILPLYNEIENSSIKNIMAKDERGSGFMADGYARITNYIGVCLVTAGPGSTNLTTPIANAYKDNSSVLAITGRCERKYIGKNYFQEINMDFLNFYKGYFINNDDINSIVSAFRDCLYNKKPVQINIPSDVYKDKVDENDLYNNNIYYNNDNENGNGIIDIDKINSELSNAKKPLFLIGQGIYGNLSYNEMLKISKILEKLDCPISTTFPSRGVIDENLNNCVGLVGRRGDIKSLLEADKIINFGSSLSYNTYVESVREKLLKKTVNINLKPKSIKELKEFFKDLSIDNKNWFYNKENKFSPNGDYSTKINEIIESIPEDSIIVTDAGKHTVFTCLLKKCVVPRNIISSHSFGSMGFGLPASIGVKFGCIDFNIDRDIILISGDGGFLMNIEELQVVSEHNLKILMIVMKNNKLAEFCKIKNPNFNKLAEAFEIDNCYIEKADEISSTIKEFLKKDKPLLMVIETEDEKLPNPNI from the coding sequence ATTAAATTTTTAGAAGGAATAGTTGATTTCCTACAAAAAAATGTAAAAACAATATTTTCCTATCCCGGAGAGCAGATACTTCCACTTTATAATGAGATAGAAAATAGTAGTATAAAAAATATTATGGCTAAAGATGAGAGAGGATCTGGCTTTATGGCTGATGGTTATGCAAGAATAACTAACTATATAGGAGTTTGCTTGGTAACTGCTGGACCAGGAAGCACAAATTTAACTACTCCAATAGCTAATGCTTACAAAGATAATTCCTCAGTATTAGCCATAACTGGAAGATGTGAAAGAAAATATATTGGTAAAAATTACTTCCAAGAGATTAATATGGATTTCTTAAATTTTTACAAAGGGTATTTTATTAACAACGATGATATAAATTCTATTGTTTCAGCATTTAGAGATTGTCTATACAACAAAAAGCCAGTTCAGATAAATATTCCCTCTGATGTATATAAAGATAAAGTTGATGAAAATGATTTATATAACAATAATATATATTATAATAATGACAACGAAAATGGTAATGGAATAATTGATATAGATAAAATAAACTCCGAACTGTCTAATGCTAAAAAACCACTATTTTTAATTGGACAAGGGATTTATGGAAATTTAAGTTATAATGAAATGCTAAAAATATCCAAAATTTTGGAAAAATTAGATTGTCCAATATCTACAACATTTCCAAGTAGAGGAGTTATTGATGAAAATTTAAATAACTGTGTGGGTTTAGTTGGTAGAAGAGGAGATATAAAATCTTTATTGGAGGCAGATAAGATAATAAATTTTGGTTCGTCACTTTCATACAATACTTATGTTGAAAGTGTTAGGGAAAAACTTTTAAAGAAAACTGTAAATATAAACCTAAAACCAAAAAGTATTAAAGAGTTAAAAGAATTTTTTAAAGATTTAAGTATAGATAACAAAAACTGGTTTTATAACAAAGAAAATAAATTCTCTCCTAATGGAGATTATTCAACTAAAATAAATGAAATAATTGAAAGTATTCCAGAAGATTCTATAATAGTTACAGACGCTGGAAAACATACGGTATTTACTTGCCTATTAAAAAAATGCGTTGTTCCAAGAAATATTATTTCATCTCATTCGTTTGGTTCTATGGGCTTTGGTTTGCCAGCATCTATAGGAGTTAAATTTGGATGTATTGACTTTAATATTGATAGAGATATTATACTGATTAGTGGGGATGGTGGCTTTTTAATGAATATTGAAGAATTACAGGTAGTTTCTGAACATAATTTAAAAATTTTAATGATTGTAATGAAAAATAATAAATTGGCTGAATTTTGCAAAATAAAAAATCCTAACTTTAATAAATTGGCTGAAGCCTTTGAAATAGATAATTGCTACATAGAAAAAGCTGATGAGATTAGTTCAACAATTAAAGAGTTTTTAAAGAAAGATAAGCCATTATTAATGGTTATTGAGACAGAGGATGAAAAACTACCTAACCCAAATATATAA
- a CDS encoding topoisomerase DNA-binding C4 zinc finger domain-containing protein, producing MEVLTELFNILSKDLHFNVTKLDSKTYEQNWKVPEGFISIIGLENAKMPVFYYGLTDSYKEEYKLKKVVTPKGQKQVFARLYYIFDRRDIIEKEKYVVANAFNGLLLLIKFDKNEFIEKAIEMLTRGYEEDDFIKEVINKVKEKNMFDSVEETIRFMANRDYNWIIGKIKYNVGSLEYSGQGFYLLPIKTNMQITPGLKIENGKVIIDLENSHLFKNFIVYVDTINNKIIFNKQRLCNKTPAILEIMSKIDDNTCPWCGAKLRVVKTKKGEFLGCTNYPKCLYRRFPKK from the coding sequence ATGGAAGTTTTAACTGAGTTATTTAACATTTTATCAAAAGATTTACACTTTAATGTTACAAAATTGGACTCTAAAACTTATGAACAAAATTGGAAAGTTCCAGAAGGATTTATTTCCATAATTGGTTTAGAAAATGCTAAGATGCCAGTATTTTACTATGGATTAACAGATTCTTACAAAGAGGAGTATAAGCTTAAAAAAGTTGTTACACCTAAAGGACAAAAACAGGTTTTTGCAAGACTCTACTACATATTTGACAGAAGAGATATTATAGAAAAAGAGAAATATGTTGTTGCGAATGCATTTAATGGACTTTTATTACTTATAAAATTTGATAAAAATGAATTTATTGAAAAAGCAATTGAAATGCTAACAAGAGGTTATGAAGAAGATGATTTTATTAAAGAAGTTATTAATAAGGTTAAAGAAAAAAATATGTTTGACTCTGTTGAAGAAACTATAAGATTTATGGCTAATAGAGATTATAACTGGATTATTGGAAAAATAAAATACAATGTAGGTAGTTTAGAGTATTCTGGACAAGGTTTCTATTTACTTCCTATAAAAACAAATATGCAGATAACTCCGGGGCTAAAAATTGAAAATGGTAAAGTTATTATTGACTTGGAGAATTCACATTTATTTAAAAACTTTATTGTATATGTGGATACTATCAACAACAAAATAATCTTTAACAAACAAAGATTGTGTAATAAAACACCAGCTATATTAGAAATAATGTCAAAAATTGATGACAACACTTGTCCTTGGTGTGGTGCTAAATTAAGAGTAGTTAAAACAAAAAAAGGAGAGTTTTTAGGTTGTACAAATTACCCAAAGTGTTTGTATAGAAGATTTCCAAAGAAATAA